The genomic region TCTAACCCAGACCGGCCTATCTGGATTTTGTCTTTATGGAAATGCTTTCTAAATTTTGAGTAGCTACCCTTTTGAAAATTTAGTAATTTATGGGCCATGAAACCGGAATTTATCGTAAAAAACGCCCAGGAAGTCTTTGACATTGAAATAGAAGGCCTAAAGGAAGTTCAACAAAAACTCGGCCCTGAATTCGTAAAAGCTGTGGAGCTAATCCTTAATACCCGTGGGCGCGTCGTTGTTACGGGCATCGGGAAAAGTGGCCTTATTGGCCGCAAAATTGTGGCTACTCTTTCTTCTACCGGCACACCTTCTTTTTTTCTTCACCCGGCTGAGGCCCTTCACGGTGACCTGGGCATGGTGGTGGTAGACGACATACTTCTGGCTATATCCAACTCTGGTGAAACTGAAGAAGTCAACAAGCTCCTTCCGTCACTTAAAAACCGCGGTGTAAAAATCATCGCTTTTACCGGCAACCCTTCTTCTACTCTGGCTAAAAACGCTGACGTAGTAATAGACATAGGCGTTCCACGAGAGGCCTGTCCCTTGGGAGTTGCTCCTACCGCAAGTACCACCGCAACACTGGTTATGGGAGATGCCTTAGCCATGGTGCTCGCCAAACTGCGTAACATCCGCCTGGAAGACTTTCGCCGCAATCACCCAGGTGGCTCCCTTGGAGAAAGGCTAAAGGTAGCGGTATCCCAAATTATGCTCACCGGGGAGGCTTTGCCTCTTGTTGCTCCTGAAGATACCATGTCTCAAGTTATCGAAGTGATGGACGAAAAGCGCCTGGGCTGTGCCCTGGTGGTTGAAGAGGGAAAAAGGCTCTGTGGCATCGTGACTGACGGAGACTTGCGTCGAGCCCTTCTAAAATATGGAGACTTTAGAAACCTGGCCGTCAAAAAAGTCATGACCCCTAACCCTAAAACCATAGAGCCTGAAGCTCTGGCAGCTGAGGCCCTTTATCTCATGGAGAAAAAATTAATCACGGTTTTACCTGTAACAGACGAAGAAAAAAGAGTGGTCGGTATTCTTCATTTACATGATATTTTAGGTAAAGGTCAGTTTAAATTTAACTAAAATTTGGAGGCCAATATGTTTCAAATCAAAGAAGTTTACACCTTAACCCGAGAATATAGAGATATTGCCGGAGCTGGCGGCTTAAAAGACGTGGCTCAGGAGCTTTCTGAAGCCCTGGTCAGAAAAGGTATCAAAGTAACTGTTTTTATGCCCCGCTACGGATTTCTGGATCCAGAAAAGCTGGGTTTCTGGCAAACCGGCGTATCTTTTTCCGTAGATATGGACTACGCCCACGAAGAGAGACGAGAAGAAATATCTCTCTGGCAGGGAGAGCTTAACGGCGTGCGCATATTTCTTATAGAAGCGGACCGCTATGCGGAAAAGCTTGGCATTTACACCTACACCGAGGAAGAGGAAAAAAGGGAACCCTGGAAAAAGAAAGGCACCGGGCATTTTGATTATTTTGCTATGAATATCTTGCTCCAAAAAACGGCCCTCTGTACTGCTATTTACCTTGAAGAAAAGCCTGAAATAATCCACTGCCACGATGGGCACACCGCCTGCACTCCCGCACTTGCCCGGGAAATCATGGGTTTTCGGCATTACTTTCCCTACTCAGGTTTTCTTATCACCATACACAACGCCGGCCTTGGCTATCATCAAGACGTGGCGGACCTTCCCTTTGCCAAGGCCAATACCGGGCTTCCCTGGCGGGTTATAAATGACTCCCTGCTAAACGGTTCTTTTAACCCCTTTTTATGCGGGTCTAAATATGCCGTCATAAATACGGTTTCTGAACAGTACGCCAAAGAATTGCAGGAAACAGACCTTGACGCCCATACCGGCTGGCTTGGGCATGCCTTAAAAGAAAGAGGCATTAAACTTTACGGCATCACCAATGGCATTACGCCAGAGGATTTTGACCCGCGCAAACCCGAAAAACTTGGCCTTCCTGCCGGTTTTGACCCCCTGAAAGGAGACTTTGCCGGGAAAAAAGTCTGCCGTCAGGAACTGTTGCGCAAGATAAAAGAACGTGATCTGCGCGTGAAGGCCTTTGGTAGTCCTGAAGACAGAGAAGGCTGGCCCCTTCTTACGGCCATTTCTCGTTTAACTGAACAAAAAGGCATAAACATATTGGCCCAGACCCTTAGAATGCTTTACGAACAGGGCGAAGAATTTCTCACGGTAATCCTTGGCACAGGCACCCCGGAAATAGAAGAAAGCCTCATGGCCATTGCCAGAGACTTTCCCGACCGCATGGCCTTGCTTTTAGGCTATGACCCGAAACTTGCCAATTTAATTTACGCTGCTGGAGACTTTTTTGTTATCCCGTCAAATTACGAACCCTGCGGCCTTACGGACTTTATGGCCCAGCTTATGGGAAATCTTCCCATTGTGCGCCACACCGGCGGCCTAGTAAAAGTAAAAGACGGCTTCAACGGCTTTGTCTATGTGGAACAAAAGCCCGAAGAATTGGCAGGCGCTATTCTGCGAGCCTTTGAAGTTTACCGAAAGGACCCGGCCAGGATAAAACAAATGATAAAACAGGCTATAGAACACATTTATGAAAATTACACCTGGGACAAAGTCTCAGAAAAATATTTAGAACTTTACCGCAAGGCCTTAAATTTGCGGCCTATTTCTAAAGATTAAATAAGGAGGCAGCCCAATGGACGATACTAAGATTTTACTTTCAGAGAATGAACTCCCAGAGGCCTGGTATAATATTATTCCGAGGCTACCTAACCCACCCGCTCCACCACTTAACCCTCAAACCAAAGAGCCCGTAAAACCAGAAGACCTTGAGCCGATTTTCCCTAAATCTCTTATTGAGCAGGAGATGAGCCCTGAGCCGTGGGTGGAAATTCCAGGCGCCGTCAGAGAAATTTATAAACTCTGGCGGCCAACACCCCTTCAGCGGGCTCGCAACCTGGAAAAGGCCCTGGGGACTCCGGCTCGCATTTACTTTAAAAACGAAAGCGTAAGCCCGCCTGGTAGCCATAAGCCTAACACCGCTGTGGCCCAGGCTTACTATAATAAAGAAGCCGGTATAAAAAGGCTGGCCACAGAAACCGGGGCTGGCCAGTGGGGAAGTGCCCTTTCCTTTGCCTGTAAACTCTTTGGCCTTGAGTGCACGGTTTATATGGTAAAAGTCTCTTTTGAACAAAAGCCTTTTCGTAAAAGCCTTATGCACATTTGGGGGGCAGAGGTCTTCCCTTCGCCCACCAATCGCACCCAGGCTGGCCGTAAAATTCTTGAGGAAAATCCTGACTCTACCGGAAGCCTTGGTATAGCCATTTCCGAAGCCGTGGAAGACGCCGCCACCCATGAAGACACCAACTATGCCCTGGGAAGTGTCTTAAACCATGTGTTGCTTCATCAAACGGTAATAGGCCTTGAAACCCAAAAGCAGCTTGCTTTAGCCGGAGAAAAACCAGATATCTTGATTGGCTGTGTAGGTGGTGGTAGTAACTTTGCCGGATTCACTTTTCCTTTTATCGGTGACATAATTGAAGGCAAACTTGAGGCGGAAGTCATAGCCGTTGAGCCCACGAGCTGCCCCACCTTGACCAAAGGTATCTACACTTATGATTTCGGCGACACCGCCGGGCTTACCCCGCTTCTTTTGATGCATACCCTGGGGCATTCCTTTGAACCACCGGCTATTCACGCGGGAGGGTTGCGCTATCATGGCGACGCCCCACTGGTTTGCCAACTGGTCAAAGATGGCTATATAAAGCCGCGGGCCTATCCGCAGAACCCCTGCTTTGAAGCGGCGGTCCTTTTTGCCCAAACAGAGGGCATAATCCCTGCTCCTGAAACCAGCCACGCTATAAAGGCTGCCGTTGACGAGGCCTTAAAGTGCAAAGAAACAGGGGAAGAAAAAGTAATTGTGTTTGGGTTTAGCGGGCACGGCCACTTTGACCTGGCGGCTTACGACGCCTATCTTGAGGGCAAATTAGAAGACTACGAATACCCTGAAGAAAAAATTAAAGAAGCCTTAGAAGCCCTGGCCCATTTCCCCAAATTTCCAACGGGCCTCTAGTAAGAGGGGCATTTGCCCCTCTTTGTTAATAATGGGGTCATTAAATAGGCGACAATTGAGTCATTGTATGGTTTTAATTTAACACTGTCATTGCGAGGTCTCGCTAGAGGCCGAAGCAATCCCAGGGACTGCTTCGTCGCCTTCGGCTCCTCGCAGTGACAGCGAAGGTTATTTCGCTTTAGCGATTATGTCAGCGGCGATACTTTGTCGTGTAAAAATCACTCAGATTAATAATAAGAGATCTTTGCAAGATTCAAAAAACATAGATTGATCGCCACGGCGATACTTTCGCTCGCTAGTGAGCTGCTTTGGCTGCTGGCGCCTTGCGACAGAGATTCCTTCGCTAGCGCTCGGGACAGGGATTGCTTCGTTCGCCATGACTGGAAAAGGGACGGCCTTGCAATGATCCTGCTGGTCCACTTCGTCGGCCCTACGGGGCTCTTTGTAATAACATACCTTCATTGTTACTGCGAGCGAAGCGAAGCAGTCTTCGCGCCAATAACCATCAGCCACCGGCCATTAGCCATCAGCCACCAGCCATCAGCCACCAGCCATCAGCCATCTGCCACCAGCCATCAGCCATCTGCCATTTGGTCACGGCGAGCCCTTTCCCTTCCTTGTCACTGCGAGCCCGTATGGACGAAGCAGTCTCTTAAGTATAGCCTTTTTCAAAGGTCTCTTGAGTTAATTAAATAGACGACAAATTTTATCCTCATTGCGAGCGGAGCGAAGCAAGCTCGGATTTATTTACCATAGCGGGCGGTCAAAAAGACGATACTGCAAGGCTTCTAAAAGGTGAGGTGTTCGGATATTTTTTTCGCCTTCAAGGTCGGCGATGGTGCGGGCAATTTTTATGACCCTGTGCCAGGCCCGGGCCGAAAGATTTAACTTATCCGCTGCCTTTTCAAGGATAGCCCTTTCTTGGGGGCCAAGCTGGCAAAAACTGTTTATTTCCCGGTTGCCCATATGGGCATTAAGAAAACCTTCTTTTTTAAAGCGCTTTTTCTGAATTTCTCTGGCCTTCGACACCCTTTCGGCCACAGTTTTAGAAGATTCACCCTTTGGCGCCTGACTTAAGTCTTTTATTTCTACCGCAGGTACTTCAATTTGAATGTCAATGCGGTCAAGAAGCGGGCCTGAAATTTTTTGCCGGTAACGCCGCACTTCTTGGGGCGTGCACTGGCAGGCCTTGCGTTTGTCCCCGTAATGGCCGCAGCGGCAAGGGTTCATGGCTGCTATCAGAGTAAACTTGGCCGGGTAGGTAATGGTCATGTTAGCGCGGGAAACCGTAATTTGGCCTTCTTCAAGAGGCTGGCGTAAGGCTTCAAGGGTATTGCGCCTGAATTCTGGTAATTCGTCTAAGAAAAGTACACCCCGATGGGCCAGAGAAATTTCTCCCGGCCTGGGAGGGTTTCCGCCACCAATTAAGCCGGCGTCAGAGACCGTGTGATGTGGCGCCCGAAAAGGCCTTTCCCAGAGCACCGGATGCTCCCCGGAAAGAAGGCCAGCTACGCTGTAAATACGAGTGGTCTCTAAGGCTTCTTCGTAAGAAAGGGGTGGAAGAAGCCCGGGAAGCCTCTTGGCCAGCATGCTTTTGCCAGAGCCAGGTGGCCCTACTAGTAAAACGTTGTGGCCGCCAGCGGCAGATATTTCCAGGGCGCGTTTGGCCTGCTCCTGGCCAATGATTTCTGAAAGGTCGGGATATTCTCTGGTTTCTGGCTCAGCATCTTCTGGTATTTGAGGGGGCTTGCCTTCACCACGCAAGATAGCTACTAATTGCGCCAGGTCCTCGGCGGTAAAAATTTGAAGACCTTTCACTAGGGAAGCCTCTTTAGCATTTTCAAAAGGACAAAAGAGAAAAAGACCTCTTTCCTTGGCGAGTAAGGCCACCGGAAGGATCCCTCGCACGCCTTTGAGTTTGCCATCTAAAGAAAGCTCGCCGTAAAAAATAAACCGGCTTACCCTTTCTTGAGGGAGAATTCGCATGGTAACCAAAAGGCCGACAGCAATAGGCAGATCAAAGCCGCTTCCTTCTTTTTTGAGGTCAGCCGGAGCGAGATTTACCGTGATTTTCTGGTCAGGAAAATCAAAGCCTGCGTTTTTAAAGGCGGCCCTTAACCTTTCTTTGCTTTCTTTAACCGCTCCCTGAGGAAGCCCAACTAGGGAAAAGCCCGGGAGCCCGTAAGATATGTCAACTTCAACCTCTATAAGCCGGGCTTCAACTCCCCACAATGATGCCGAAAAAGTTTTGGCGAGCACTCAATACTCCTTTTTTAGGTATTATTCGGAAAAAAGCCACCAAACATTAATTGGATCTTTTAGAGTTATTAATCCGAGCGTTTTTTACACGACAAAGTATCGCCGCTGACATAATCGCTAAAGCAAAGTAACCTTCGCTGTCACTGCGAGGCCTCGTTAGAGGTCGAAGCAGTCTCAGAGATCCCTTCGCTGCGCTCGGGACAAGGATTGCTTCGCTTCGCTTGCGGTGACTCAATTGTCGCCTATTTAGAGATTCCATTAATGAGTAAAACATTTTGCAAAAATCTCATTTGTTTATAACTACAGTCTATTTGAAGACAAAGAATGAAAAAGGGGATATTAATGAAAGAAAATTATTAAAGATAGAATGAAACTAATCAAAAAATAGGGAATCGAGTAAAGATGAAAGAGAAGATAAATATCCCTTTTTGAATAAAGACGCAAACCAATTAAATTAGCTAATGAAGCAAAAACTAGTCCATTGCCAGCCACATTAACACCATAAGCTATGGCTTTCAAATTAGTTGAATAATTAACTAAAAATATAGCTGCCGGGACATTACTAAAAATTTGTGAAGCTAAAGCAGAAGTTATAAATACATATTTACTACTTTTAATCAAAAGGTTATTAAAAAAAATATTTAAAAATTTCAAATAAAAGATAAGTTTAATATTAATGAAGATCAAAATAAAAAGAAAAATTAAGCCCCAATCGCATTTGAATAATATCTTTCGAAAGAAAAGAGCAAAAATTAATATTAAAAAAATAAGAAAATTTATTTGATCAAACTCTAAAAAACAGAGAAATAAAACAAAAAAGAACATAGCAACAACAAAATCTTTTTTAAAAAAAGAAATTTTTACCTTAGACATCTTAGATATTTTTTCAGAAGGAATAAGAAAAAAAACAAACAAAACCAATAATATTAACAATAACAAAAACAGGGGAAACATTATTTCAATAAATGTTAGAAAAGATATTTCCCACTGATGCCACAAAAAGAGATTTTGAGGATTTCCAATTGGGGTTAGTGTTGAACCAACATTTGCTGCTATTATTTCAAAAATAACCAATTTTGCTAATTTTTTTTGAAGAATATCCTGCAACGTTAAAGTAATGGGAACAACAATAAAAAGAGATATATCGTTAGTAAGAAAAGTAGCAATAAAAGCTGTAAAAACAACAAAAAATAGACTTAAAATACGTTCATTTCTTATGTTGGAGGCTATAAAATAAGAAAAGTAATAAAAGGCTCCGCTTTCCTTAATAGCTGTAGTTATTAGTATCAAGCCGCTAAGACTTAAAATTGTTTTCCAATCTACTAAAGTGGGGATTTCTGTTAAAGGAAACTTGCTCAAAGCAATCAAGATTAAGGCCAAAAAGAGAGAAAGAAACAGGAACAGGTTATTTTTAAAATAAAGAATCATGCGAAAATTTTATTATCGGAAACGGTTTTTGCCAAAATTAAAATCATGGGTTGGGCTCGCCAAGGCGAGATTTTCGCTCGCGAGAGAGCTGCTTCGGCTGCTGACGCCTTGCGACAAAGATCCCTTCGCTAGCGCTCGGGACAGGGATTGCTTAGCCACTTCGTGGCCCGCAATGACTGGAAAAGGGACAGGCTCGCAATGGCGCTGCAGGGCTACTTTGTCGGCCCTGCGGGCTCTTCGTAATAACATACCCTCGTTGTCACTGCGAGCGGAGCGAAGCTGTCTTTTCCGCCCTTAGCCATCAGCCATCGGCCATCTGCCATTTGGTCACGGCGAACCCCTTCCCTTCCTTGTCACGGCGAGCCCGTAAGGACGAAGCAGTCTCTCAAGTATAGCGTTTTGCAAAGGTGTTTACCTGGCATAAAACTTCATCTCCTGTTGGGCCGGATAATCAGGCACCACACGTAAACCATCATGATATATTTTTATATGAGCCACTATCATTTGTTTATAAGCTACAGGAAAAATCCAACTAGCTTCTGGCTCTCTAAATTCTGCAGCAGGCAAAACTTTTAAGTTTTTGACAATACCAATTAACTTTTCATTTATTTTCTGTAATGTTATTTCTGTAGATTGGGCAAAAACATGTATTCCCTTGGGAAGAGGCTCTCCATTAATAGGATTAAAATCAATTACTCCTACTACCGAATTCTGGTAAAGGATGGCCCCTTTGACTTCTATATCCCCTCTAGGGCCTCTTTTAACCCACACTTTCCCTGGGGAAAGAAAACCTTCTATTTGTTTAGCCGTAGCTACTGCTTGAGGCAAATTATTTAGTATTACAGGAACTTGCGGAGCGAGCCCCATTACCCCTGGTGGAGGTGGTGCCCCTGGTGGTGGAGGCGGTGCCCCTGGTGGAGGCGGTGCCCCTGGTGGAGGCGGTGCCCCTGGTGGAGGCGGTGCCCCTGGTGGAGGCGGTGCCCCTGGTGGAGGTTTCATGAGAACAGACTGATTTAAAACAGGAGGTAATTGATTTTGAGCTAGAACACAAACAGGGAAAAGAAAACATAAAAGCAGGATCATAACATTCAAAAATACATTCATTTTCAAACTCCTTTAAGTTATTTTAATTCAGTTTCAATTAAAAATACCTGGGAAAATTTTTAAACGCAATTCTTTTAACGTTTAAAAATTTAAGGTACCAAGGCAAAAAATCATTTTTTATTTGTTTTCTTTTGATATTTGGCTTTTTCCAAAAAAACGCTACATACCTTAGCCCTAAAGTCTTTCGTGAGGCAAAAGTATTCTTTTCAAGTCATGAGCATTCTATAGCTCTTTAGACTGTGTTATAAAAAAGCGCTATGCGCATCAAAGTTAAGCCGGAAGACTTTATCGTCTATGAAGTGGCTGACATCAGACCTGAACCCCAGGGTGATTTTGCCCTTTATCGCCTTTATAAGCGAGGGGCAACTACCTGGGATGTAATCGGAGATATAGCCAGGCGTCTGCGCCTTAAGGCCTCGGCCATTCAGTTCGGTGGCCTCAAAGACCGCCACGCTATTTCTTACCAGTACGTAACTATCCGCCACGGACCCAAAAAAGACATAAAAGGTAAAAACTACGAACTCTCGTATCTGGGACAGACAAAAACCCCCATGTCCAAGGCCCGACTTAAAGGAAATTTTTTTCGCCTTCTGGTGCGAGAGGTTAAAATCTCGCCTGAGAAACTCTCGCGCGAAATAGCACTTATATCCCGTTACGGAGTGGTCAATTACTTTGACGAGCAGCGTTTTGGCTCGGTAAAACACGGCCTCGGGTTTGCCGTAAAAGAATTAATTCTTGGCCATTACGAAAGGGCCTTATATCTTTTGCTGGCTGAAGGAAGCCAATACGAAATGAAAAGGACCGAGGCCTTCCGTAAGTGTCTTAAGAAAAATTGGCCAAATTTTTCGGCCTGCCTAGACCTGGCTCCAAGCCCCTGGGAGAGGCGTCTCCTCGAGTTTTTAGCCAGCCATAAGCCCTCTAAACGCACTTTCAAACGAGCCTTTGCCCTGGTTGACCGGGAGTATCTTTTGATGCTCTGTCATGCCTACCAGGCCTACATCTGGAACGAGACGGTTAAGCTTTACCTGAAAAATTTGGGCCTAAAACTTTTGCCTGTCCCTTACCTACTCGGAGAACTACTTTTTTATCGCGATTTTCCCGAAGAGCTAACCGAAGCTATCCTGGGCACAAAGATCCCCTTACCAAGCCCAAGGCTTATACTGGACCAGCCATTAAAAGAATTAATGGAAGAAGTATTAAGACTTGAAGGCATAGACGGCCTTGAGAAATTTCGCACCCTGGCCAAAGGGGCTACTTTTAAAACTTATCCCCGTGAAGTAGCCATAATCCCCCAAAAACTCAAGTACGAAACAGTTGACCAGAACAAAGTGTGGCTTGAATTCTTTCTCCCCAAGGGGAGTTACGCCACTATCGTTCTCAAGAGACTTTTCTTACTTCCAGAGACGAATTAGTGCAAAACAGCTTTTTCTTTTTTGGGTTTGGCGCCTGGGCGGCCACAGCACTTTTTATATTTTTTACCACTACCGCAGGGGCAAGGATCATTGCGGCCGATTTTTTTGCCGCGTCTTATAGGCTGTTTTTTGGGCTTTTCTTCCCGGGTTTCTTCTCCACGGCTGTAAACCAGACGCAAAGGCTTTTTCTTTTGTTCTTCTTCTAATTTTTCTACTTCTTCTTCACGTTCAACCTGCACGCGGTAGAGGAAAGAAAGGGTTTGTTCTTTGATACGTTCAATCAAGTCCGAAAACATGGCAAAGGCTTCTCGTTTATACTCCTGTAAAGGATTTTGCTGGGCATAGCCTCTTAAGCCGATCCCCTCACGCAGGTGGTCCATGGCCAGGAGATGTTCTTTCCAGAGAGAATCAATGGTGTGCAGCAAGAACATGCGTTCAAGCTGCCTCATAGTATCCTGGCCAATTTCTTGTTCCTTTTCTTCGTAAGCTCTAAGGGCCTGTTCTGCCAGATTTTCCGCAAGTTCTTTGGCATCAAGCAGGTCTTCTTTTATTTCAGGGCGAAAACCAAAAACACCCATGAAGCGGTCTTTAAGGCCCTCTAAATCCCAATCAACAGGTGAGCCCTTTTCTTCACGGTATTCTTCCACTATGCCTTCGCACACATCGCGGACCATGTCGGTAATCCAGTCTCTAATATTATCGCTGGCGAGGATTTCTTTGCGCTGGCTATAGATGACCTCACGCTGTTTGTTCATTACGTCGTCGTATTCCAGTAAGTGCTTACGAATCTCAAAGTGATGGGCTTCCACCTTTTTTTGGGCCTGTTCAATAGCCTTAGAC from Thermodesulfatator indicus DSM 15286 harbors:
- a CDS encoding KpsF/GutQ family sugar-phosphate isomerase; translation: MKPEFIVKNAQEVFDIEIEGLKEVQQKLGPEFVKAVELILNTRGRVVVTGIGKSGLIGRKIVATLSSTGTPSFFLHPAEALHGDLGMVVVDDILLAISNSGETEEVNKLLPSLKNRGVKIIAFTGNPSSTLAKNADVVIDIGVPREACPLGVAPTASTTATLVMGDALAMVLAKLRNIRLEDFRRNHPGGSLGERLKVAVSQIMLTGEALPLVAPEDTMSQVIEVMDEKRLGCALVVEEGKRLCGIVTDGDLRRALLKYGDFRNLAVKKVMTPNPKTIEPEALAAEALYLMEKKLITVLPVTDEEKRVVGILHLHDILGKGQFKFN
- a CDS encoding TrpB-like pyridoxal phosphate-dependent enzyme → MDDTKILLSENELPEAWYNIIPRLPNPPAPPLNPQTKEPVKPEDLEPIFPKSLIEQEMSPEPWVEIPGAVREIYKLWRPTPLQRARNLEKALGTPARIYFKNESVSPPGSHKPNTAVAQAYYNKEAGIKRLATETGAGQWGSALSFACKLFGLECTVYMVKVSFEQKPFRKSLMHIWGAEVFPSPTNRTQAGRKILEENPDSTGSLGIAISEAVEDAATHEDTNYALGSVLNHVLLHQTVIGLETQKQLALAGEKPDILIGCVGGGSNFAGFTFPFIGDIIEGKLEAEVIAVEPTSCPTLTKGIYTYDFGDTAGLTPLLLMHTLGHSFEPPAIHAGGLRYHGDAPLVCQLVKDGYIKPRAYPQNPCFEAAVLFAQTEGIIPAPETSHAIKAAVDEALKCKETGEEKVIVFGFSGHGHFDLAAYDAYLEGKLEDYEYPEEKIKEALEALAHFPKFPTGL
- a CDS encoding YifB family Mg chelatase-like AAA ATPase, which codes for MLAKTFSASLWGVEARLIEVEVDISYGLPGFSLVGLPQGAVKESKERLRAAFKNAGFDFPDQKITVNLAPADLKKEGSGFDLPIAVGLLVTMRILPQERVSRFIFYGELSLDGKLKGVRGILPVALLAKERGLFLFCPFENAKEASLVKGLQIFTAEDLAQLVAILRGEGKPPQIPEDAEPETREYPDLSEIIGQEQAKRALEISAAGGHNVLLVGPPGSGKSMLAKRLPGLLPPLSYEEALETTRIYSVAGLLSGEHPVLWERPFRAPHHTVSDAGLIGGGNPPRPGEISLAHRGVLFLDELPEFRRNTLEALRQPLEEGQITVSRANMTITYPAKFTLIAAMNPCRCGHYGDKRKACQCTPQEVRRYRQKISGPLLDRIDIQIEVPAVEIKDLSQAPKGESSKTVAERVSKAREIQKKRFKKEGFLNAHMGNREINSFCQLGPQERAILEKAADKLNLSARAWHRVIKIARTIADLEGEKNIRTPHLLEALQYRLFDRPLW
- the truD gene encoding tRNA pseudouridine(13) synthase TruD, with product MRIKVKPEDFIVYEVADIRPEPQGDFALYRLYKRGATTWDVIGDIARRLRLKASAIQFGGLKDRHAISYQYVTIRHGPKKDIKGKNYELSYLGQTKTPMSKARLKGNFFRLLVREVKISPEKLSREIALISRYGVVNYFDEQRFGSVKHGLGFAVKELILGHYERALYLLLAEGSQYEMKRTEAFRKCLKKNWPNFSACLDLAPSPWERRLLEFLASHKPSKRTFKRAFALVDREYLLMLCHAYQAYIWNETVKLYLKNLGLKLLPVPYLLGELLFYRDFPEELTEAILGTKIPLPSPRLILDQPLKELMEEVLRLEGIDGLEKFRTLAKGATFKTYPREVAIIPQKLKYETVDQNKVWLEFFLPKGSYATIVLKRLFLLPETN
- a CDS encoding glycogen synthase — protein: MFQIKEVYTLTREYRDIAGAGGLKDVAQELSEALVRKGIKVTVFMPRYGFLDPEKLGFWQTGVSFSVDMDYAHEERREEISLWQGELNGVRIFLIEADRYAEKLGIYTYTEEEEKREPWKKKGTGHFDYFAMNILLQKTALCTAIYLEEKPEIIHCHDGHTACTPALAREIMGFRHYFPYSGFLITIHNAGLGYHQDVADLPFAKANTGLPWRVINDSLLNGSFNPFLCGSKYAVINTVSEQYAKELQETDLDAHTGWLGHALKERGIKLYGITNGITPEDFDPRKPEKLGLPAGFDPLKGDFAGKKVCRQELLRKIKERDLRVKAFGSPEDREGWPLLTAISRLTEQKGINILAQTLRMLYEQGEEFLTVILGTGTPEIEESLMAIARDFPDRMALLLGYDPKLANLIYAAGDFFVIPSNYEPCGLTDFMAQLMGNLPIVRHTGGLVKVKDGFNGFVYVEQKPEELAGAILRAFEVYRKDPARIKQMIKQAIEHIYENYTWDKVSEKYLELYRKALNLRPISKD
- a CDS encoding SLC13 family permease, whose product is MILYFKNNLFLFLSLFLALILIALSKFPLTEIPTLVDWKTILSLSGLILITTAIKESGAFYYFSYFIASNIRNERILSLFFVVFTAFIATFLTNDISLFIVVPITLTLQDILQKKLAKLVIFEIIAANVGSTLTPIGNPQNLFLWHQWEISFLTFIEIMFPLFLLLLILLVLFVFFLIPSEKISKMSKVKISFFKKDFVVAMFFFVLFLCFLEFDQINFLIFLILIFALFFRKILFKCDWGLIFLFILIFINIKLIFYLKFLNIFFNNLLIKSSKYVFITSALASQIFSNVPAAIFLVNYSTNLKAIAYGVNVAGNGLVFASLANLIGLRLYSKRDIYLLFHLYSIPYFLISFILSLIIFFH